A single region of the Lycium barbarum isolate Lr01 chromosome 2, ASM1917538v2, whole genome shotgun sequence genome encodes:
- the LOC132626417 gene encoding NADH dehydrogenase [ubiquinone] 1 alpha subcomplex subunit 6-like, with amino-acid sequence MAQVLKSFRVPPNSASLEEARTRTFEFFRTCCRSIPHVMDVYNLHDVVTPSQLRSAAAAELRKNATVTNPKVIDMLLFKGMEELMNIVNQSKQRHHIVGKYVVGNQGLVQDLAAKDHDKSNFLKSFYSSNYS; translated from the exons ATGGCCCAAGTATTGAAGAGTTTTAGGGTGCCACCAAACTCAGCCAGTTTAGAAGAAGCTCGGACTCGTACCTTTGAATTCTTCAGGACATGCTGCAGATCCATTCCACATGTGATGGATGTCTATAACTTGCACGACGTCGTTACCCCATCGCAACTCCGTTCTGCCGCCGCCGCCGAACTTCGCAAAAATGCCACTGTCACTAACCCTAAG GTAATTGACATGCTGCTGTTCAAGGGCATGGAGGAGTTGATGAACATTGTGAACCAATCGAAGCAGAGGCACCACATTGTTGGCAAATACGTTGTAGGCAACCAAGGTCTTGTGCAGGACCTTGCAGCCAAAGATCACGATAAATCCAATTTCCTGAAAAGTTTCTATAGCAGCAACTACTCATAG